A single Rhopalosiphum padi isolate XX-2018 chromosome 4, ASM2088224v1, whole genome shotgun sequence DNA region contains:
- the LOC132928364 gene encoding transmembrane protein 50A translates to MPMDCMDNVNLGNCLWFEGGSEKRNVVAGMISGLLFAVGWWLIIDGMAVNPSQVPGTYHICGLVGTFSLFMINVVSNSQIRGEAYSGGWFGPRGARSWLFMGFVLGFAALIAACWIFFADFVAAKGSTKPNMTVGLELFFQNAFIFAASLIYKFGRVEDQW, encoded by the exons atgccTATGGACTGTATGGATAACGTGAACTTGGGAAATTGTTTGTGGTTTGAAGGAGGAAGTGAAAAAAGAAATGTTGTAGCTGGGATGATATCAGGACTTCTG tTTGCAGTCGGATGGTGGCTTATAATTGATGGAATGGCTGTAAACCCTAGTCAAGTACCTGGTACCTATCATATATGTGGATTGGTTGGAACATTTTCATtgtttat gATTAATGTTGTATCTAATTCTCAAATTCGAGGAGAAGCTTACTCTGGAGGATGGTTTGGACCTAGAGGAGCTCGTAGTTGGTTATTTATGGGTTTTGTATTGGGTTTTGCTGCTTTAATTGCTGCTTGTTGGATATTTTTTGCTGATTTTGTAGCAGCTAAAG gtTCAACTAAACCAAATATGACAGTTGGACTTGAACTGTTTTTCCAGAATGCATTTATATTTGCTGCATCTCTGATTTACAAATTTGGTCGTGTGGAAGATCAatggtaa
- the LOC132930330 gene encoding stress-associated endoplasmic reticulum protein 2 has protein sequence MAPKQRMRIANEKASKNITQRGNVPKSTKSEKNKTPVSPWLLALFLFVVCGSVIFQLIQSIRSA, from the exons ATGGCACCAAAACAGAGGATGAGGATCGCCAACGAAAAGGCCAGCAAAAATATCACACAGCGGGGCAACGTACCAAAATCGACG AAAtcggaaaaaaacaaaacacctGTTAGTCCGTGGCTACTGGCGCTGTTTTTGTTTGTTGTCTGCGGATCTG ttatatttCAACTCATACAAAGCATAAGGAGTGCATGA
- the LOC132928363 gene encoding N-acylneuraminate cytidylyltransferase A, which yields MTVRNSHWVALFSQLFVLSASVVLFMIPIYLLWSHITYEQNHLSNYKPHVVALILARGGSKGIPRKNLALIQNTTLLRRSLDTINDCRLFHDVWVSTDDKEIAAEAELAGAKVFHRSAETASDEATSLSAVKEFSMYHQKVDIFAIIQCTSPFMTPEYLTRAYKMAVNQKFESVFSVTRSHKLRWKLGSDGQLQPSNFDVTKRPRRQDWDGEYVENGMFYFAHKNLIVNNKLQGGKLGVVVIPMNRSLEIDTQFDLQAARLLAPLLDKPKNITNRTKETINNL from the exons ATGACTGTTAGAAACAGTCACTGGGTGGCTCTTTTTTCTCAATTATTCGTTTTATCTGCAagtgttgttttatttatgattcCAATTTATCTACTCTGGAGTCACATTACTTATGAACAAAATCATTTATCTAATTACAA GCCTCATGTGGTAGCATTAATATTAGCTCGAGGCGGTAGCAAAGGAATACCAAGAAAAAATTTAGCTTTAATACAAAACACTACACTTCTTCGAAGATCTCTAGACACTATTAATGATTGTAGAT tgtTTCACGATGTATGGGTATCAACAGATGACAAAGAAATTGCAGCTGAAGCTGAATTAGCTGGTGCTAAAGTTTTTCACCGCAGTGCAGAAACTGCTTCAGATGAAGCAACATCACTTAGTGCTGTTAAAGAATTTAGTATGTACCATCAAAAAGTGGATATTTTTGCTATCATTCAGTGTACCTCACCTTTTATGACTCCTGAGTATTTGACTAGAGCATATAAAATGGCAGTTAATCAAAAATTTGAATCTGTGTTTTCTGTAACACGAAGCCATAAACTACGTTGGAAACTTGGATctg atgGTCAACTGCAACCATCAAATTTTGATGTTACCAAAAGACCAAGAAGACAGGACTGGGATGGAGAATATGTGGAAAATGGCATGTTTTATTTTGCACACAAAAatcttattgtaaataataagctCCAGGGAGGAAA gttgGGAGTAGTTGTCATACCAATGAATAGAAGTTTAGAAATTGACACACAATTTGATTTACAAGCCGCTCGCCTTTTAGCTCCATTACTAGataaacctaaaaatataactaatagaaCTAAAGAAACGATCAACAATTTATaa
- the LOC132930893 gene encoding MTOR-associated protein MEAK7 translates to MGGKGSKHDRVIDPLTFDENDAIDKLMSYKEIISLEELLHRWNSYLTHNMNSHIKQLFATNKPCRQRVVHVYRCLSTCEMYHESYLKIMSIVLAKSNIERYTIDLLETINLCLKDTDEYAYWIRIGAKAHTILQLSSQLSKDGMTGDIAAWLRGNTLLGLLHRALVTTLYSVPRKLDLLPAININQKYIQSFKTILDLGWIMFIKNSLPADCQDNWRLLFSSSSHGESFQSLSAAIIDQGSTILIIKDNFGNVFGGYASQSWLLKPKFYGDSNCFVFSLYPNLNICVSSGHNDNFMYMNSGQYTLPNGIGMGGQFGYWGLWIDSEYGIGKSSVSCSTFNDYSMLSANKDFKIDSLEIWCVKEKPKLDDEEEERKLSSDRDEWDMNLLEMSGRTKYSDGLRDEDEVK, encoded by the coding sequence atgGGAGGCAAAGGATCCAAACACGATCGTGTTATAGATCCATTAACGTTTGACGAAAATGACGCTATCGATAAATTGATGAGctataaagaaattatttcttTGGAAGAACTGTTACACAGGTGGAATTCATATTTAACACATAACATGAACAGTCATATTAAACAATTGTTTGCAACCAATAAACCGTGTCGACAGCGTGTGGTGCATGTCTACCGATGTTTATCAACCTGTGAAATGTACCATGAATCTTACCTAAAAATAATGTCGATTGTACTTGCAAAATCAAACATTGAACGATACACAATTGATCTTTTGGAAACTATAAATCTTTGTTTAAAGGATACTGATGAGTATGCCTATTGGATCAGAATTGGCGCTAAGGCACATACTATTCTTCAACTTTCATCTCAATTGTCAAAAGATGGTATGACAGGTGATATTGCTGCATGGCTGCGCGGCAATACTCTGCTTGGACTATTGCATAGAGCTTTGGTTACTACACTTTACTCAGTGCCACGGAAACTAGATTTACTTCCAGCTatcaatataaatcaaaaatacatacagtcatttaaaactattttagatCTTGGATGgataatgttcataaaaaatagtttaccaGCTGACTGTCAAGACAATTGGAGGTTGTTGTTTTCAAGTAGTTCACACGGTGAGAGCTTCCAATCACTAAGTGCGGCAATTATTGACCAAGgaagtacaattttaattataaaagataattttggTAATGTCTTTGGAGGATATGCTTCACAGTCGTGGCTATTAAAGCCTAAATTTTATGGAGATTCCAATTGTTTTGTTTTCTCTTTATATCCAAATTTGAATATATGTGTTTCTTCTGgacataatgataattttatgtaCATGAATAGTGGTCAGTATACACTACCAAATGGCATAGGAATGGGAGGCCAATTTGGCTATTGGGGATTATGGATAGATTCAGAGTATGGCATTGGGAAAAGTAGTGTTTCGTGTTCAACATTTAACGACTATTCAATGTTATCGGCTAACAAAGATTTCAAGATTGATTCATTAGAAATATGGTGTGTTAAAGAAAAACCAAAACTAGATGATGAAGAGGAAGAAAGGAAACTTTCATCAGATAGAGATGAATGGGATATGAATCTATTGGAGATGTCTGGACGCACAAAATACTCTGATGGGTTGAGAGATGAAGATGAAGTTAAATGA